AAGAGATATTTACGAAGTTGGATATGAACAAGTTGGCCAAGTTGAGAAGAGAGCAATTAGGAGAGATTTTCGAGTATAAAATCTCACAGAAGAAAAAGCATAAAATAAAAATAGAGGGAGGTGTAAATAAGTATGACTAGTCCTATAACTCGAGAAATAGCAAAAGAAAAGCTCGAGAAGTATTTAGCCGCCGAGGAAAAGGTTTTGGCTGCACAAGAATACACTTTAGAAGGGAGAAGAGTAACTAGAGCTGATTTGCCCGAGATTAGAAAAGGTATAGAATTTTGGGAAAAAAAATATGAGGGAAAAAATAAAACTAGAATTAAAAGCTATAGAGTTCAAATTAAGAATGA
This sequence is a window from Cetobacterium sp. ZOR0034. Protein-coding genes within it:
- a CDS encoding DUF6148 family protein, encoding MTSPITREIAKEKLEKYLAAEEKVLAAQEYTLEGRRVTRADLPEIRKGIEFWEKKYEGKNKTRIKSYRVQIKND